Proteins encoded in a region of the Buteo buteo chromosome 11, bButBut1.hap1.1, whole genome shotgun sequence genome:
- the ANHX gene encoding anomalous homeobox protein isoform X1, with protein sequence MKMPTLKRSFQQDVRMKRFMAMLNRNKNKDPPPAKLLDLAGQLCQDLQSSSPSLEKLVGAMMGCKHKMYFLTNIHVVRACVFVHMHKGQHDTACRLLEYCKAEEKEELVQLWHEIHYQRVMEKHHTDFLTPLQKFRCRKRNPPPISLCPEGLKNRNYSDEVRQQLRRFAAEVTTNPNKKQREELARDTNLQPTQVYNWFANYRRRQKSCLPRTEKLNSSCPERALTYHTKEQQDKGSYISQTEDGSCVGIGSEQMEITLVPCDPGWEQSAADLDKPPEGTYLKMLESSFMQSSELYEGRTTHNTEQPVAFCTEAMLEPGTCFNSAILQPREVASSSDASPQVDNFVLCSCGSLTFPDERLAMWQAPCSARGVSGSMWTPSIEVPVRLCLASLSAHLFLHPAWNKAKPWDKARSWRIQLLTHYPVTRSGQHGCSLNSQPVDECDLPAEMLNVVCTSPGNTPSFPFFFLSFFFFLMNEGFDMEVNRKSEVEG encoded by the exons AAGAAGCTTCCAACAGGACGTAAGGATGAAGCGGTTCATGGCCATGTTaaataggaataaaaacaaGGACCCCCCACCTGCCAAGCTGCTGGATCTAGCAGGACAGCTTTGCCAGGACCTCCAGAGCTCATCTCCTAGTCTGGAGAAGCTGGTTGGGGCCATGATGGGATGCAAACACAAGATGTATTTTCTCACTAACATCCATGTTGTCCGAGCTTGCGTGTTCGTTCATATGCATAAAGGGCAGCATGACACAGCCTGCAGACTTCTGGAG taTTGCAAGgctgaagagaaggaggagctGGTGCAACTTTGGCATGAGATTCACTACCAGAGGGTTATGGAGAAACACCACACGGATTTTCTGACACCACTGCAGAAATTCCGTTGCAGGAAGAG GAATCCTCCACCTATTTCCCTTTGTCCTGAAGGTTTGAAGAATCGAAACTATTCAGATGAAGTACGCCAGCAACTGCGCAGGTTTGCTGCAGAGGTGACGACAAATCCAAACAAGAAACAGCGG GAAGAATTGGCTCGGGACACGAACCTGCAGCCAACACAGGTCTATAATTGGTTTGCAAATTATCGACGACGTCAAAAATCCTGTCTCCCTCGTACAGAAAAGCTCAACAGCTCATGTCCTGAGAGGGCTTTGACTTACCACACAAAGGAGCAGCAGGATAAAGGATCCTACATTTCACAAACTGAAG ATGGATCTTGTGTAGGCATCGGCTCTGAGCAAATGGAGATAACCCTTGTGCCCTGTGACCCAGGGTGGGAGCAGTCAGCTGCAGATCTGGATAAGCCTCCTGAAGGAACTTATTTAAAGATGCTGGAATCCAG CTTTATGCAGAGCAGTGAGCTGTATGAAGGAAGGACCACTCACAACACTGAACAGCCTGTAGCTTTTTGCACTGAGGCTATGCTGGAACCAGGAACCTGCTTTAACTCTGCTATCCTGCAGCCCAGAGAAGTAGCAAGCAGTTCTGATGCCAGCCCCCAGGTGGATAACTTTGTCCTGTGCTCTTGTGGGTCCCTTACCTTCCCAGATGAACGGCTGGCCATGTGGCAGGCCCCTTGCAGCGCCAGAGGAGTCTCTGGTTCGATGTGGACCCCAAGTATAGAAG ttcctgTCAGACTGTGTTTGGCAAGCCTCAGTGCCCACCTGTTTCTGCACCCTGCATGGAACAAAGCCAAGCCTTGGGACAAAGCCAG GTCCTGGAGGATCCAGTTGCTGACCCATTATCCAGTGACACGTTCTGGGCAGCATGGCTGCTCTTTGAATTCTCAGCCAGTGGACGAATGTGACCTGCCTGCAGAGATGCTCAATGTGGTCTGCACTTCTCCAGGAAACACCccatcctttccttttttttttctttctttttttttttttttaatgaatgagGGGTTTGACATGGAGGTGAATAGAAAGAGTGAGGTAGAAGGATGA
- the ANHX gene encoding anomalous homeobox protein isoform X3: MKMPTLKRSFQQDVRMKRFMAMLNRNKNKDPPPAKLLDLAGQLCQDLQSSSPSLEKLVGAMMGCKHKMYFLTNIHVVRACVFVHMHKGQHDTACRLLEYCKAEEKEELVQLWHEIHYQRVMEKHHTDFLTPLQKFRCRKRNPPPISLCPEGLKNRNYSDEVRQQLRRFAAEVTTNPNKKQREELARDTNLQPTQVYNWFANYRRRQKSCLPRTEKLNSSCPERALTYHTKEQQDKGSYISQTEDGSCVGIGSEQMEITLVPCDPGWEQSAADLDKPPEGTYLKMLESSFMQSSELYEGRTTHNTEQPVAFCTEAMLEPGTCFNSAILQPREVASSSDASPQVDNFVLCSCGSLTFPDERLAMWQAPCSARGVSGSMWTPSIEGPGGSSC, encoded by the exons AAGAAGCTTCCAACAGGACGTAAGGATGAAGCGGTTCATGGCCATGTTaaataggaataaaaacaaGGACCCCCCACCTGCCAAGCTGCTGGATCTAGCAGGACAGCTTTGCCAGGACCTCCAGAGCTCATCTCCTAGTCTGGAGAAGCTGGTTGGGGCCATGATGGGATGCAAACACAAGATGTATTTTCTCACTAACATCCATGTTGTCCGAGCTTGCGTGTTCGTTCATATGCATAAAGGGCAGCATGACACAGCCTGCAGACTTCTGGAG taTTGCAAGgctgaagagaaggaggagctGGTGCAACTTTGGCATGAGATTCACTACCAGAGGGTTATGGAGAAACACCACACGGATTTTCTGACACCACTGCAGAAATTCCGTTGCAGGAAGAG GAATCCTCCACCTATTTCCCTTTGTCCTGAAGGTTTGAAGAATCGAAACTATTCAGATGAAGTACGCCAGCAACTGCGCAGGTTTGCTGCAGAGGTGACGACAAATCCAAACAAGAAACAGCGG GAAGAATTGGCTCGGGACACGAACCTGCAGCCAACACAGGTCTATAATTGGTTTGCAAATTATCGACGACGTCAAAAATCCTGTCTCCCTCGTACAGAAAAGCTCAACAGCTCATGTCCTGAGAGGGCTTTGACTTACCACACAAAGGAGCAGCAGGATAAAGGATCCTACATTTCACAAACTGAAG ATGGATCTTGTGTAGGCATCGGCTCTGAGCAAATGGAGATAACCCTTGTGCCCTGTGACCCAGGGTGGGAGCAGTCAGCTGCAGATCTGGATAAGCCTCCTGAAGGAACTTATTTAAAGATGCTGGAATCCAG CTTTATGCAGAGCAGTGAGCTGTATGAAGGAAGGACCACTCACAACACTGAACAGCCTGTAGCTTTTTGCACTGAGGCTATGCTGGAACCAGGAACCTGCTTTAACTCTGCTATCCTGCAGCCCAGAGAAGTAGCAAGCAGTTCTGATGCCAGCCCCCAGGTGGATAACTTTGTCCTGTGCTCTTGTGGGTCCCTTACCTTCCCAGATGAACGGCTGGCCATGTGGCAGGCCCCTTGCAGCGCCAGAGGAGTCTCTGGTTCGATGTGGACCCCAAGTATAGAAG GTCCTGGAGGATCCAGTTGCTGA
- the ANHX gene encoding anomalous homeobox protein isoform X2, translated as MQQNEDAYAQYCKAEEKEELVQLWHEIHYQRVMEKHHTDFLTPLQKFRCRKRNPPPISLCPEGLKNRNYSDEVRQQLRRFAAEVTTNPNKKQREELARDTNLQPTQVYNWFANYRRRQKSCLPRTEKLNSSCPERALTYHTKEQQDKGSYISQTEDGSCVGIGSEQMEITLVPCDPGWEQSAADLDKPPEGTYLKMLESSFMQSSELYEGRTTHNTEQPVAFCTEAMLEPGTCFNSAILQPREVASSSDASPQVDNFVLCSCGSLTFPDERLAMWQAPCSARGVSGSMWTPSIEVPVRLCLASLSAHLFLHPAWNKAKPWDKARSWRIQLLTHYPVTRSGQHGCSLNSQPVDECDLPAEMLNVVCTSPGNTPSFPFFFLSFFFFLMNEGFDMEVNRKSEVEG; from the exons taTTGCAAGgctgaagagaaggaggagctGGTGCAACTTTGGCATGAGATTCACTACCAGAGGGTTATGGAGAAACACCACACGGATTTTCTGACACCACTGCAGAAATTCCGTTGCAGGAAGAG GAATCCTCCACCTATTTCCCTTTGTCCTGAAGGTTTGAAGAATCGAAACTATTCAGATGAAGTACGCCAGCAACTGCGCAGGTTTGCTGCAGAGGTGACGACAAATCCAAACAAGAAACAGCGG GAAGAATTGGCTCGGGACACGAACCTGCAGCCAACACAGGTCTATAATTGGTTTGCAAATTATCGACGACGTCAAAAATCCTGTCTCCCTCGTACAGAAAAGCTCAACAGCTCATGTCCTGAGAGGGCTTTGACTTACCACACAAAGGAGCAGCAGGATAAAGGATCCTACATTTCACAAACTGAAG ATGGATCTTGTGTAGGCATCGGCTCTGAGCAAATGGAGATAACCCTTGTGCCCTGTGACCCAGGGTGGGAGCAGTCAGCTGCAGATCTGGATAAGCCTCCTGAAGGAACTTATTTAAAGATGCTGGAATCCAG CTTTATGCAGAGCAGTGAGCTGTATGAAGGAAGGACCACTCACAACACTGAACAGCCTGTAGCTTTTTGCACTGAGGCTATGCTGGAACCAGGAACCTGCTTTAACTCTGCTATCCTGCAGCCCAGAGAAGTAGCAAGCAGTTCTGATGCCAGCCCCCAGGTGGATAACTTTGTCCTGTGCTCTTGTGGGTCCCTTACCTTCCCAGATGAACGGCTGGCCATGTGGCAGGCCCCTTGCAGCGCCAGAGGAGTCTCTGGTTCGATGTGGACCCCAAGTATAGAAG ttcctgTCAGACTGTGTTTGGCAAGCCTCAGTGCCCACCTGTTTCTGCACCCTGCATGGAACAAAGCCAAGCCTTGGGACAAAGCCAG GTCCTGGAGGATCCAGTTGCTGACCCATTATCCAGTGACACGTTCTGGGCAGCATGGCTGCTCTTTGAATTCTCAGCCAGTGGACGAATGTGACCTGCCTGCAGAGATGCTCAATGTGGTCTGCACTTCTCCAGGAAACACCccatcctttccttttttttttctttctttttttttttttttaatgaatgagGGGTTTGACATGGAGGTGAATAGAAAGAGTGAGGTAGAAGGATGA